In Lolium rigidum isolate FL_2022 chromosome 3, APGP_CSIRO_Lrig_0.1, whole genome shotgun sequence, the genomic window GTCGAGGAGCACATTGCTTGCCTTAATGTCCCGGTGTATGATCACCTGCTCGAAGTCCTCGTGGATGTACAGCAATCCCGACGCGACGCCCTTGATGATCCGGAATCTCTGTGCCCAGTCCAGCGTGGCCGGCTTGTCCTTGCCGGCGTAGAGGTACTTGTCGAGGCTACCGTTGGACATGTAGTCGTAGACGAGGAGGAGCTCGCCCTTCCGGCGGCAGTAGCCGAGCAGCTGCACGAGGTTGCGGTGCCGGAGGCGGCCGATGGTGACCACCTCGGCTATGAACTCCTTGATGCCCTGCCTCGACTCGTGCGAcaccttcttcaccgccacctccagcttggacttgggaagCACCCCCTTGTGCACCCGCCCGAATCCGCCGAAGCCCAGCAGCGTCTTGCTCTTGAACCCATCCGTGGCGCGGAATAGGTCCTTGTACGTGAACCTGTGCGGCCCGAAGTCCGACTCCCAATCCTCCCGCACCTCGGCATACATGTACCGCCGCCGGACGAGCAGGATAACAACCGCGACCACGCCGAGGACGAACGCCGCGCTGGCTATCGGCAGGACGATCTCTAATACCTTAGAACGCGCCTTGGCGCCAAACGGCGGCAGCTTCGGCAGACTGCCTATGTTTATGGGAGGAGCAGGGCCGTCCATGGCGAGGCTCCATCCGAGCAGATAGTGGCGCGACCTCACCGTGCCCGTCGCCGAAGAGAAGCCGGCGTACGCTGGCTCGACGAGCACTCCCGAGAGGTTGTGCTTGGCTGACACCAGGGGCGTCGAAGGCTTGGCGCCGTTCTTCAGGGGAGCCAGGAACACGTTGATCTGCGTGGACTCGCTCTCGTAGTCCACCCACACCTGCATCGCCTTGCCGCTGATCAGGAGCAGGTCCCGGAACGCGCCTGTCTTGTCGTCGTAGTAGCCGGCAGGGTGGACGGCGACGGACTCGAGGTTGTTGACGTCGATGCCGACATGGTTATCGTTGGGGTCCTTGAACTCTTTGCTCTCGATGGTGTCGAGCTCCACGCCGAAGATGTGattggtgtcgttgccgttgttcGAGCTGTTGAGGAAGCCAAGGTACTGGCTCGGCAGCGCGCCCGAGAAGTTGTCCTTCCCGACGAAGAAGACGATGCCGTGGCCGCTCAGGTCGGAGTAAGGGGGGATGATGCCGAACACGAATGAAGCAGAGAACGAGCGCACACCACCGCCCGGCGACCTCCACAGGCGCAGCGGCGTCCGGTGGACCGCGTGGCTCGAGGCCTGGGGAGTGCCGTTGGTGAGCTCGAGGAGCCCGCTCGACGTCACTGCCGCATTGCCGTCCAGCGACAACGAGGCGTTCGAGCCGGTGAAGCCGGAGTAAACGAACTGCTCATCGTCGCCGGCGCCGAGGACGGCGACGCCGAAGCCAGCGAGGAGGAGGCCCACGACGAGGAATAAGCGGGGATTCTCCATGGCAGCCACCCCCACTATAGCAAATAGATGACCGTGGTGCGTGCACTGCAGCCGGCGCGCCGTGATATAGATTGCAGCTCGGCGTCGATCGGAGCTAGCCGCTGCCACGTCAGTGTCCGGCTACTATTCAGCGCGCTTGACTTGGGTGCTGGGGTCTTCGCCACCCGCAGGCCGCAGCTGCGGCGGCGAATCACGCTCGTCGCGTGCTGTGCCTAGAACCAAGTGATTAGAACGTCAGATCTATCTTCGTCCTGTTAATTTGGTCCAAGTCGGAAGTTTCCAAAGCATGCAGGTGCATACACACCCGCCAATCGCGACGAACTGACAAGGACATTTAAAAACTGCAGACGAGATCGATAGATCGAGACTGCTCTGTAATTTAACAGTAATGCTACACATACATAAAATTGTTACGGAATTTCTTACGGACATCAACTAGCAACGTACGACATTAGAACTTGCCCCGATTCAAGGGGAGAATCAAAGCTCAGCCAACCAACTGATTACATGTCAGTCCGTATAAACTTTTGTAAGCCAAACTGTCCGTAGGTGTAGGATTATTGGTAATTTAAGGTCGGCAAGTTTACTTTGCTGGCATGGGTAGGTACGTAACATATATGCGTGGTTTCCATGTTTCGTAAGAAAATCATTTTTGCGAGTTTTAGATGGACGTTTCAAATTACACAGAAAATTGGGTGGTTGAGAATCAAGTTAGTTCTAAGCCGATCAAAAACTAAGGTGTCCGAAGAATTTATTTGTTTCGATTTCTTTTCTTTGCATTTTTTGATATCTCACGAGGATTTTCTTTGTATGAATGAAACCTTGAAATCTAGTCATCGGTAGGTGTCTTTGGAATGAGCGCGATATATAGTGGTGGTGACAGAGTGAGTGACTATACATTTGTAGGTTTGTAGCCGATGTTTCTGGAAAGTTAGCCAACTATGGGGTGTGGTGTGATCTACCTATGACTAGGATGTAGCACGGTGAATGTCACTATTGTCCATCCCTTCATCTTGGCGTTGCGAGTTTGGTTGTTTGCTTCCAAGTGATGCGGCCACCAGTGTCGCTCACGGGTGACACCGGGGGACCCAAACCCTAGCTCCGCTAGCCGTTTTCGTGCCCCTCCCTATCACCGATGGCTCTGGCCTCGGTAGCGCGGGCTCTATCCCCAAATGATGGACAGTGATCCTATGGTTGTGTGATGCAACGGAGGCTGGATGTCGAGACAATGGCCCCATGCAACTaggctggtggcggaggaggaggcgaggtgGAGCGGCGCACAGGGTGAGCAGGTCAGGTGGGGTCGGTCCTCGGCGATGCCGTCTGCAGCGCAGCTGCCATGGCGTCCGGCTAAGGCTGTGGGCCCGTCTAGGGTCCAATCTAGGTTGGTGGGTCGCGGCGACCACAGCCTGCATCGGCCAAATGGTTTTAATGTCCCTGTGTGGTGGTGACGCGGGACATTTCGGGTCTTATCTAAGCCGGTTCTAGTGCGGTCGGTGGCAGTCAAGTTCGTCTTTTCATCTGCAGCCGGTTGGTGGCATGGGGGTGTGGCCGGTCTCCCCCCTCCTCATTGGATATCTAGATCAGAATTGATTCGGTCGCGCACGTTCTTATCATTGGACAACGAGGCTTCATGAGTGTGTGGCGCGAAGCTTCGCTTTTTGGTCGGTGTCATGGGACATGTCTAAATATTGATGTCCATGGCAATAAACGTGGTGGAAAAAGTTATGGTGGCGGCGATCAGTGGCTTGTAGTTACGGAGAGGAGTGTTGGCTCTGAGGAAGAAGACTTGCGGGGCATGTTTCCTGTGTGTCAACTATTGAGGATTTGCAGCAGCAGCCTTAGCAGGTGGGAGTGGTAGCACATGTGGACAACATTATTTGTGTGGTGCTTCTTGAGTACCAAACCACGATTTTGAGGGTGAAAGCCCAAGATCTTGTCTTCGCTGGTTATACCTGACAATAACATTGCTCAAGGCATTCTTTTGGGAACTCGCTCTTACTCTAGGGTCAAAACTCGAGATCCTTGATCACGCAACGATAATGTCTTGGAGGCATCACTATTGGAGAAACTCTTTTACGGTCCAACTGTTGTCTTCGATGGTGTTTAGAGAGTGGTTATTGCAAGCGTTTCATCACTCTGATTAGGTCTTTGTTTTTATTCCTCTCTTCTTCATTTTATTCTCGGGCGTGGGCGTCCTTCATATCTTTCGATATCTTGTTGTCGCTGAGACTAAATATAATTagtatttttgcaatattaatatatttttagCAAATTGGTTCGTTTGGTAGATTGTGCTGGGACTAAAGCCAAACGGGCCCCTAGCCCAGTTCTCCCCCTCTTTCTCTTCCATATCTGCACGTTAGAGACAATGAATTAAGCTCGAAAATTCTAGAAGACTTAGAACAGTCAATCCTATCTAGTACTCTACTAGgtccttgattttttttttttacaaggcGCGTATCTTTAATTCTTGGTCCGCTTCTTGCCACGACGGTTCATAACTTCAGGTTTGAAAGTCTTGTCCATTGTCCAGTCCTGTACAtgagagtaagagcatctccactcgtccccccgaacaggcccccggcgagcgttttttccatccggacggcgtaattcggcccagtcgcgcccccggttcctcgttttcgtccggatttgggcctaaatccatccggcgatcccacgccatccccggccccccggggagcgctcggggactccggacgagtgaaaagcgggcgtggccccaacttgtcggcgacaatggcctccgatctacggcaaaaccctcgtcttcccgatctacggcaaaaccctcgtcttcccgatctacggcaataccctcgtcgaacgaaagctttgaactctcaagtggtgcaacatagatagattatatatatatttcgaatataattcgaataaacatagaaattacatataaaaactttaaaactaaactacttcttcttcttcttagaaggccccgcctcatcgtcgtcgcggcgacgcttccggctcgtcacctcctcgtcggaggaagttgagtcctcctcgtcgtcgtcctcatcgacctcttcgtcctcttcctcctgctcctcctcctcgctcctgctcctcctcctcttcctcggcctcttcctcggcctcgctccacggcctcttcgtcctcctcctcgtcgtcaaactcgtcctcgccggccggcggggggaatcgtcgctgctcggACGATGCggctggatcccaccaatggcgccatccgggcggcttcccctcgctgtcggtgtccgatggccaagagatatcgctcatggttgacggaggatggtgacgagagaacggatgaatggctcggcccgtcgaaaaccgtttatgtaggtctctcgacgaaagagagcgccggttgctcttccgcggagttcgtgctccattacggcggttctcgcatcgaggccacttcgaccgttcccgacgagtcgtttcggctctccggtccgctcgcgacggttcaatgcggcgagggaactccgacgattgcccttcccggtgactgcaccgtcgctatgcacgcggtgggtgcgcgtccatgagctcgcggctggaaaaatgggcctccccaggccaaaaactacatccatccggcgctaaatttcgccggatttgggcgtggggagcccaaacgagtggggatgctctaagcaaGACGAAGGTGGACGACAACGATTGCAGTGATGATCGCCGATGACTTGTCGTGCATGCGTGGCACGCGAGAGGAGAATCGCTCCGAGACAGGATGTTGATTGATGGTCAAAAACGTTGAAATGCTCGGTACCACTCGTATTAGGAAGGTCTGATTATTTTTTGAGGATAGCAaggtctgattttttttttttttttttttgaggatatGAAGGTCTGATTTGATTCCAGTGGCTGCTCTTTCATCCAGCCGGTTGCTACAATCGTCTTCAGCCGCCGACAGTCAGACTCGACTTGACTGAGCGGTTGTTGTCGATTGCGATGCGAGGCGACGGGAGACTGCCTTGTCCAGAGCCGTTGATTCGGGCTGCAGCATTCTCCGAGGCTGGGACCTCGGactctcagggcatctccaacggcgcgacacaaacggacgctgagcgatcgtTTGGGTCCGCCGGGCCGAAAAATGTGTCTGGTATCACCTTCAGCGGCGCGACGAAAGTGATCGGAccatccgcagagacgcaaacctggccaaaGTATGCTTCTCTGCGGACACTGCGCGGACACAAAAAATgttcgctcgcgtctggcggacgtttcgtctggCCCGCCTGACAGTGactcagcgtcgatgcgtcttctccgccagtactggcgccgaggcgtcgcttcagcagtctgcggccgcgtaaatggcgatgcctcgcgtggcgcgcggccgtcgcctacctctgcgcacgaagtaatggcgatgccacgcgtgccgcggttcccgaacacttttgctattgttttgcctctaatttgtgtattttggatgcaactaacacggactaacgctgttttcagcagaactgttctggtgtctcgtttttgtgcagaaattcaactttcaggaaaatcctcggaatttatgcggaaggtcctatttttccagaatacttacggagccagaagggcaagccaggtgggggcccgagggccccacacactaggccggcgcggcccaggaggggcccgcgcggccctagtgtgtggcggccttggtcggcccccgacgccctccttcggactacttatggccttcgacctaaaaacgcacggggagaagtcgaagtcgccataaaccctccagaacgccgccacatcgcgaaactccgtctcgggagccagaagtctccgttctggcactccgccgggacggagaattggaggagatcatcgccatcatcaccaccgacgcctctccatcgaccagccatgtttccctatccatgtgtgagtaattcccccgttgtaggctgaaggggatggtagggattggatgagattggtcatgtaatagtataagattgttagggcatagtgcctagtgtccgtaattggtactttgatgatattgttgcaacttgttatgcttaatgtttgtcactagggcccgagtgccatgatctcagatctgaacatgttattatttcatcatgatattcattgtttatggtcttacccgcaagttgtatacacatgtcgatgtccggaaccaatggccccgaagtgacagaaatcgggacaaccggaggggatggtagtgatgtgaggatcacatgtgttcacggagtgttaatgctttgctccggtactctattaaaaggagtatcttaatatccagtagattcccttgaggcccggctgccaccggctggtaggacaaaagatgttatgcaagtttctcattgcgagcacgtacgactataattggaacacatgcctattgattgctttgtacttggacaccgttttattattatccgcaaatgccctgcttgattgttacatgagtttctctcatccatgcaacgcccgttatccgtccccgtgcctacgatattttaatcctgttgtttactaaaatcactactgcttgtctctcgttactctgctgctattatttcactacgctcttgctataaagctgacttacttcgataaactcttgcgagcaagtctgtttccaagtgcggctgaattgacaactccattgttaaggctttcaagtattctttgtctccccttgtgtcgaatcaataaattgggtcttactacccgcgaagactgctgcgatcccctatacttgtgggttatcaagactgttttctggcgccgttgccggggagcatagctttatttggaagttcacttggattgatattgttcgctacaaattctccatcatgggtaaaactcgcgatcctagagtcgccatattaccatccactacaagaaaaggtacaactctgagtacctctgctgctcttgattcaccatctgtgattgataaacttgtttcaccaccacatgctttacatgctggtatttctgctgaatctgaaaattcttataatattgatgatgcttctgctgtgcttgatgatagtggttcattgggatcttttctagatgctacaattgctaggtctagacaaattgaaaatgctgaaactcctgatgctactacacctgttagttcacttgaacttgattattctagtgatgatcctgatgaagattatgtggagcttaatgatgatcttattaatagatgcaatgctactgctgatgcaagtaaaattaaaaagtttctcacacaatatctcgttagacataagttatctcccgatcctaaatttgccacatctcctatatgcattaaggataaagattatgatttttctcttgatctatctcatatagctattgtagagaaagcacccttttgtggtactgaaaaagaaagtgctgtagaacacatgattgaagtttcttctatgagtagcttgttttttgatgatatcaagatgcgtacttactttgtcgctaaaatctttcctttctcattaaaggatgatgctaaaacttggtataataatttgcctcctggttctattaaaaatccaactgatttgcgtgatgttttctttcgaaaatactttcctgctagtgctcaacatattgctttacagagaatttatagatttgaccagggagatgaagagaaattgcctgaggcttgggcaagattttgttctcttattagagctctgatacgtctccgatgtatcgataatttcttatgttccatgccacattattgatgatatctacatgttttatacacattatatgtcgtatttatgcattttccggcactaacctattaacgagatgccgaagagccgattctgtcgttttactgctatttttggtttcgaaatcctagtaaagaaatattctcggaattggacgaaatcaacgcccggggtcctattttgccacgaagcttccggaagaccgaaggagagtcgaagtggggccacgaggtggcgacacaccagggcggcgcggcccgaggccacggccgcgccggcctatggtgtgggcccctcgtgtggcccccgcgttgcccttccgcctacttaaagccttcgtcgcgaaacccccgatgccgagagccacgatacgaaaaaccttgcgagacgccgccgccaatcccatctcgggggattacggagatcacctccggcaccctgccggagaggggaatcatctcccggaggactcttcaccgccatggtcgcctccggagtgatgagtgagtagttcacccctggactatgggtccatagcggtagctagatggttgtcttctcctcatgtgcttcattgtcggatcttgtgagctgcctaacatgatcaagatcatctatccgtaattctatatgttgtgtttgtcgggatccgatggatagagaatactatgttatgttgattatcaatctattacctatgtgttgtttatgatcttgcatgctctccgttattagtagaggctctggccaagtttttgctcttaactccaagagggagtatttatgctcgatagcgggttcatgtctccgtgaatgcggggagtgacgagaaacctctaaggttatggatgtcttgttgccactagggataaaacattgatgctatgtcctaggatgtagttattgattacattacgcaccatacttaatgcaattgtccgttgttttgcaacttaatgcggaaggggttcggatgataacttcgaaggtggactttttaggcatagatgcatgcttggatagcggtctatgtactttgtcgtaatgcccaattaaatctcacaatattcatcatatcttgtatgtgcattgttatgccctctctatttgtcaattgcccgatcgtaatttgttcacccaacatgctatcttatgggagagacacctctagtgaactgtggaccccggtccattcttttacatcgaatacaatctgcaatacttgttctactgttttatgcaaacaatcatcatccacactatacatctaatcctttgttacaacaagccggtgagattgacaacctcgctgtttcgttggggcaaagtactttggttgtgttgtgcaggtttcacgttggcgccggaatctctggtgttgcgccgcactacatcccgccgccatcaaccttcaacgtgcttcttggctcctcctggttcgataaaccttggtttctttccgagggaaaacttgccgatgtgcgcatcataccttcctcttggggttcccaacgaacgtgtgagttacacgccatca contains:
- the LOC124700691 gene encoding L-type lectin-domain containing receptor kinase SIT2-like, with amino-acid sequence MENPRLFLVVGLLLAGFGVAVLGAGDDEQFVYSGFTGSNASLSLDGNAAVTSSGLLELTNGTPQASSHAVHRTPLRLWRSPGGGVRSFSASFVFGIIPPYSDLSGHGIVFFVGKDNFSGALPSQYLGFLNSSNNGNDTNHIFGVELDTIESKEFKDPNDNHVGIDVNNLESVAVHPAGYYDDKTGAFRDLLLISGKAMQVWVDYESESTQINVFLAPLKNGAKPSTPLVSAKHNLSGVLVEPAYAGFSSATGTVRSRHYLLGWSLAMDGPAPPINIGSLPKLPPFGAKARSKVLEIVLPIASAAFVLGVVAVVILLVRRRYMYAEVREDWESDFGPHRFTYKDLFRATDGFKSKTLLGFGGFGRVHKGVLPKSKLEVAVKKVSHESRQGIKEFIAEVVTIGRLRHRNLVQLLGYCRRKGELLLVYDYMSNGSLDKYLYAGKDKPATLDWAQRFRIIKGVASGLLYIHEDFEQVIIHRDIKASNVLLDADMNGRLGDFGLARLYDHGEDPQTTHVVGTMGYLAPELARTGKASPLTDVFAFGAFILEVACGRRPVEQTMDDGRLMLVDWVLEHWHKESLLEVVDAKLGGDYAADEVVMALKLGLMCSHPLPSARPSMRQVMQYLEGDMPLPELTPTQMSFSMLALMQSEGFDSFVVSASGPSSATMITMGTISGLSGGR